The proteins below come from a single Ktedonobacteraceae bacterium genomic window:
- a CDS encoding transposase family protein — protein MSIPMIFLPDSLLEIDQLIVTEEGITLVANCTTKNGSCPTCQTSSSRVHSHYQRTLKDLPASGLAVQWKLNVRRFFCENSSCSRKTFAEALPEVAARSARKTVRLTELLRQLGFALGGEAGAHIATVLNIACSADTFLRLVRKTSLASHPTPRI, from the coding sequence ATGTCTATTCCCATGATTTTTCTGCCCGATTCGTTACTTGAAATTGACCAACTGATCGTCACGGAGGAAGGCATCACGCTGGTTGCCAACTGCACGACGAAAAACGGAAGCTGTCCCACTTGCCAGACCAGTTCTTCACGCGTCCACAGCCACTATCAACGGACGTTGAAGGATCTGCCTGCCAGCGGCCTGGCCGTGCAGTGGAAGCTGAACGTGCGACGCTTTTTCTGCGAGAACTCCTCCTGTTCGCGCAAGACCTTTGCTGAAGCGCTTCCCGAGGTTGCCGCGCGCTCGGCCCGCAAGACGGTGCGCTTGACCGAACTCCTCCGGCAACTTGGCTTCGCCCTGGGAGGCGAAGCAGGCGCTCACATTGCCACGGTACTCAACATCGCCTGTAGCGCCGATACCTTCCTACGACTGGTGCGGAAGACCTCTCTGGCGAGTCATCCCACCCCACGCATCTAG
- a CDS encoding AAA family ATPase produces the protein MSLYAEQPASPTLDHVLAQLKGVRTSLRGWRACCPAHADSEPSLSIGLGEQGQVLLKCFAGCSLERIVEAIGLTITDLFPDGATTLEQGSSNNGHRQALTLLDLALAKQLPWKYLFHLGVMDHASGGVQIPYHLADGRAAPRYRIRTALVAKEGSRWSVGEGNIVPYGLERLEDARKAGYLVLVEGESDCWTLWYQGIPALGIPGAEMTGVLEAAMLSGIDRLYLMHEPDQGGSTFVSHLTKRLTEWRWSGNVFVVRLSRAKDSSDLYTQDRQGFRAAFQHALDHAEPLVLDRPQPVASPTGSQPKIFSLKELLAWELQPVRWAVPEILPEGLTLLAGKPKLGKSWLALSLALSIASGGVALGQQPVAQGEVLYLALEENARRLQTRARQLLTSMTTVPNGLGFALEWPRLAEGGLSCLEEYLKTHLNTWLVVVDTWARVAPRTDTRRCTQYEGDYDALTPLKQLAETYHVSILAVHHLRKTGASDVLDEITGSTGMTGAVDGTLILKRERGQQDATLFVTGRDVEREQELALRFDVTTALWSVLGVAEEVGRTQARQEIIELLRDQPEGMSPRKIAETLEKNYHTTRSILRKMEQTGEVTQLHGHYLILSGKRNHQGQREPLQGNDVRKEDLESRQTMDFASTGMGVSDDHESARRSDETDYSDYADYGNDTSNGVGNLVKRQPDYTDYADYGNDTAATSFPRKPAFDDAGIERQGMKSSRLCKQEALSLEGCHQQEPAVISGITVINRNQCNQWHVSAVLNVNKKFG, from the coding sequence ATGTCCCTGTATGCTGAACAACCAGCCTCTCCTACTCTGGACCACGTCCTGGCCCAGCTCAAGGGCGTGCGCACTTCGTTGCGCGGCTGGAGAGCCTGCTGCCCTGCACATGCCGATAGCGAACCGAGCCTGAGCATCGGCCTGGGAGAGCAGGGACAGGTCTTGCTCAAGTGTTTTGCCGGCTGTTCCCTCGAACGCATTGTGGAGGCCATAGGACTCACCATCACGGATCTTTTTCCTGATGGGGCTACGACCCTTGAACAGGGTTCGTCCAATAATGGGCATCGCCAGGCTCTCACGCTGCTCGATCTTGCATTAGCGAAGCAGTTGCCCTGGAAATACCTCTTCCATCTGGGAGTGATGGATCATGCCTCTGGCGGAGTGCAGATCCCCTATCATCTGGCTGATGGCCGGGCGGCCCCACGTTACCGCATTCGCACGGCATTGGTGGCCAAAGAGGGGTCGCGCTGGAGTGTTGGCGAGGGCAACATCGTTCCCTACGGTCTGGAGCGGTTGGAGGATGCCAGGAAAGCAGGCTACCTGGTACTCGTCGAGGGCGAATCAGACTGCTGGACGCTCTGGTACCAGGGCATTCCAGCACTGGGCATTCCCGGCGCGGAAATGACCGGCGTTCTGGAGGCGGCCATGCTCTCGGGCATCGACCGACTCTACCTCATGCATGAACCAGATCAGGGGGGTAGCACCTTCGTCTCGCACCTGACGAAACGGCTCACAGAGTGGCGCTGGTCAGGCAATGTCTTCGTGGTGCGACTCTCCAGGGCCAAAGACTCGAGTGATCTCTATACCCAGGACCGCCAGGGATTTCGTGCCGCTTTTCAACACGCCCTCGATCACGCCGAACCGCTTGTACTTGATCGCCCTCAGCCAGTTGCGTCTCCTACCGGGTCACAGCCGAAGATCTTCAGCCTGAAGGAGTTGCTCGCCTGGGAACTCCAACCAGTACGCTGGGCGGTCCCGGAGATCTTGCCGGAAGGGTTGACGTTGCTGGCAGGCAAACCTAAACTTGGCAAAAGCTGGCTCGCGCTCTCGCTGGCACTCTCCATTGCCTCAGGTGGAGTTGCCCTCGGCCAACAACCCGTAGCCCAGGGCGAGGTACTCTACCTGGCGCTTGAAGAGAACGCACGTCGCCTCCAAACACGCGCTCGACAGTTGTTGACCTCCATGACGACAGTCCCAAACGGCCTGGGCTTTGCGTTGGAGTGGCCGCGTCTGGCCGAAGGTGGGCTCTCCTGCCTGGAAGAATATCTCAAGACTCATCTCAACACGTGGCTGGTCGTGGTCGACACCTGGGCCAGGGTGGCACCGCGCACCGATACGCGGCGCTGCACGCAGTACGAGGGCGATTACGACGCGCTGACCCCACTCAAGCAGCTGGCCGAGACCTACCATGTCTCGATCCTGGCGGTTCATCATCTACGTAAGACCGGGGCAAGCGATGTGCTGGACGAGATCACCGGCTCGACGGGGATGACCGGGGCTGTCGACGGCACGCTCATCTTGAAGCGCGAGCGCGGACAACAGGATGCAACCCTTTTTGTGACCGGGCGCGATGTCGAGCGCGAGCAGGAGTTGGCATTGCGCTTCGATGTGACCACCGCTTTGTGGTCGGTCCTCGGCGTTGCCGAGGAAGTTGGCCGCACTCAGGCCCGTCAGGAGATCATCGAGCTGCTCCGCGATCAGCCAGAGGGGATGAGCCCGCGCAAGATCGCCGAAACGCTGGAAAAGAACTATCACACCACGCGCTCAATCCTGCGCAAGATGGAGCAAACCGGTGAGGTCACGCAACTGCATGGCCACTACCTCATCCTTTCAGGAAAGAGGAATCATCAAGGGCAGAGAGAGCCATTGCAAGGGAACGATGTTCGCAAGGAAGACCTTGAGTCTCGCCAAACGATGGATTTTGCATCTACTGGCATGGGTGTGAGTGATGACCATGAGAGCGCACGTCGGAGTGATGAAACTGATTACAGTGATTACGCTGATTACGGCAATGATACTTCGAATGGTGTCGGTAATCTGGTAAAACGACAACCTGATTACACTGATTACGCTGATTACGGCAATGACACTGCTGCCACATCATTTCCCAGGAAGCCTGCCTTTGATGATGCAGGTATTGAGCGGCAAGGAATGAAGTCTAGCAGGCTGTGCAAGCAAGAGGCCCTCTCGTTAGAGGGTTGTCATCAGCAAGAACCTGCCGTAATCAGTGGCATCACTGTAATCAATCGTAATCAGTGTAATCAGTGGCACGTTTCCGCAGTGTTAAATGTCAATAAGAAATTCGGGTGA
- a CDS encoding transposase — MDDWAFRRNVSYGTILVDLQDHQVVDLLPDRSATSLESWLKSHPGVQLISRDRSGDYATGASKGAPEAVQVADRFHVQKNLSEAVERIFHRHRRLLQQIVVARPASSPAPVSVPIPRPEREASRQQTRDRRMQQYEAVRALYLQGSSLSEIARRFHMGRMTVQKFAYADAYPETAAYRVKAGMLHPYEAYIRERWQQGCRNGARLYREVVAMGYVGKRQQVARLVAHLRKQLKAGITDFSAQAQGLTPRAAVSLLMRRSETLTKEHQQALVQMRQAHQGSPR, encoded by the coding sequence GTGGATGACTGGGCTTTCCGTCGCAATGTCTCCTATGGGACGATCCTGGTTGACCTGCAAGACCACCAGGTCGTCGATCTGCTGCCTGATCGCTCCGCGACGAGCCTGGAAAGCTGGCTCAAGTCCCATCCGGGCGTGCAGCTCATCAGCCGAGACCGCTCGGGGGACTATGCCACGGGAGCGAGCAAAGGAGCGCCGGAGGCCGTTCAGGTGGCGGACCGGTTCCATGTGCAGAAGAACCTCTCCGAGGCGGTGGAGCGCATCTTCCACCGCCATCGGCGCCTCTTACAACAGATCGTGGTCGCCCGCCCGGCTTCCTCTCCTGCTCCGGTCTCGGTCCCCATTCCACGTCCAGAGCGGGAAGCAAGTCGACAACAGACACGCGACAGGAGAATGCAGCAGTACGAGGCGGTGCGAGCGCTCTATCTGCAGGGTAGCAGTCTATCGGAAATTGCCCGGCGTTTCCACATGGGACGGATGACAGTCCAGAAATTTGCCTATGCCGACGCCTATCCCGAAACGGCTGCCTATCGCGTCAAGGCCGGGATGCTCCATCCCTACGAAGCGTATATCCGTGAGCGATGGCAGCAGGGATGCCGTAACGGTGCCAGGCTCTACCGCGAGGTGGTAGCCATGGGCTATGTCGGCAAACGCCAACAAGTGGCTCGCCTGGTTGCCCATCTGCGCAAGCAACTCAAAGCGGGGATCACGGATTTCTCGGCGCAAGCGCAAGGCTTAACGCCTCGTGCCGCCGTGAGCCTGCTCATGCGGCGGTCAGAAACCTTGACCAAGGAGCACCAGCAGGCGCTGGTGCAGATGCGTCAAGCACACCAGGGATCGCCCAGGTGA
- a CDS encoding transposase: MDIVTRFLTLLRTLQGDQLEAWMETAQLSNIRELQNFVGKLRKDQQAVQAGLTLSWNNGVVEGHVNRLKCLKRTMYGRAKFDLLRQRVLYRPPSSPTQPFHAKCG, encoded by the coding sequence ATGGACATCGTGACCCGCTTTCTGACCCTGCTGCGGACCCTGCAAGGCGACCAGTTAGAGGCTTGGATGGAAACAGCACAGCTCAGTAACATTCGTGAACTACAGAACTTTGTGGGGAAATTACGCAAAGACCAGCAGGCCGTGCAAGCCGGGTTGACGCTCAGTTGGAACAATGGCGTCGTCGAAGGGCATGTCAATCGACTCAAATGCCTCAAACGGACGATGTACGGCCGCGCCAAATTTGATTTGTTGCGTCAGCGCGTTCTCTATCGGCCACCTTCCTCACCAACTCAGCCTTTTCACGCAAAGTGCGGGTGA
- the lysW gene encoding lysine biosynthesis protein LysW translates to MANCPECEAEIPVQGLIVGEIIYCPDCNAELEVLHLEPPSVALAPEVEEDWGE, encoded by the coding sequence ATGGCAAACTGTCCTGAATGCGAAGCCGAGATTCCCGTCCAGGGTCTCATCGTTGGCGAAATCATCTACTGCCCGGATTGTAACGCCGAACTGGAGGTGTTGCACCTCGAACCACCGTCCGTGGCACTGGCGCCTGAAGTCGAAGAGGATTGGGGGGAATAG
- the lysX gene encoding lysine biosynthesis protein LysX encodes MRLAILTSRIRVEEKLLIDALTRRSIAFDIIDDGELLFDLSHPDERWQQYDAVLCRTVSQSRGLAILNVLESWGIRVYNSAAVTATCNDKLLTTLALLRASIPTPRTLLAFDADQTIRGIEMLGYPVVLKPTTGSWGRLLARVNDRDAAEAVLEHQETLGSYQHHIHYIQEHIAKPRRDIRAFVVGDRTICAIYRTSEHWVTNTARGAVASNCPVTPELDSLCVQAAQAVGGGILAIDVLEDPERGLLVNEINATMEFRNSIAPTGVDIPNAMLDYVLSGIQEEVLR; translated from the coding sequence ATGCGCCTCGCTATTCTCACATCGCGCATCCGCGTTGAAGAAAAGTTGCTGATCGATGCCCTGACACGCCGGTCAATTGCTTTCGATATCATCGACGATGGCGAATTATTGTTCGATCTATCGCATCCTGATGAGCGATGGCAGCAGTATGATGCAGTCCTTTGTCGCACCGTCAGTCAATCGCGCGGCCTGGCAATTCTCAACGTTCTCGAAAGCTGGGGCATACGAGTATACAACTCGGCAGCCGTCACCGCGACCTGCAACGATAAGCTGCTCACCACGCTCGCCCTGCTGCGTGCCAGCATTCCAACACCGCGCACTCTGCTGGCTTTTGATGCTGACCAGACAATTCGCGGCATCGAAATGCTCGGCTACCCGGTCGTACTCAAGCCCACAACCGGTTCATGGGGTCGTCTGCTGGCCCGCGTCAATGATCGCGACGCGGCAGAGGCAGTCCTCGAACACCAGGAAACGCTAGGTTCTTACCAGCACCACATTCACTACATCCAGGAGCATATCGCGAAGCCCCGGCGCGATATTCGCGCCTTCGTCGTTGGAGATCGCACCATCTGCGCCATCTACCGTACCAGCGAACATTGGGTAACGAACACGGCTCGTGGCGCGGTAGCGAGCAATTGTCCCGTCACACCCGAACTCGATAGCCTTTGCGTGCAAGCAGCCCAGGCGGTCGGTGGTGGCATCCTGGCCATCGATGTACTTGAAGACCCTGAGCGCGGCCTGCTGGTCAACGAAATCAACGCCACCATGGAGTTTCGTAACAGCATCGCGCCAACCGGCGTGGACATTCCCAACGCCATGCTTGACTACGTGCTGAGCGGCATACAGGAAGAGGTTCTACGATGA
- a CDS encoding methyltransferase domain-containing protein, translating to MQKAHYDDIAEWYDSSITRNTLIHDLVLPPLLELMGDPGGQTICDLACGQGMLCRYLAQKGARVTGVDLSAKLLEIARRYEDAQPLGIDYVLDDAQLLATLADATFDGVVCNMSLMDIENIRGTFLAVARILRPRGWFIFSITHPCFQGPGASREIGPDGTVRYTISDYLTEGYWRSDNPHGVRGKVGAYHRTLSRYLNNLMEAGFILERFIEPKAGGEMARRVPGNQNVPAVLIVRCRKG from the coding sequence ATGCAGAAAGCCCATTATGACGATATTGCTGAATGGTATGACAGCAGCATCACTCGGAATACGCTGATTCATGATCTTGTTCTACCACCGCTACTTGAGTTAATGGGTGATCCAGGTGGTCAAACGATTTGTGATCTCGCGTGCGGCCAGGGGATGCTCTGCCGTTATCTGGCTCAAAAAGGGGCGAGAGTGACGGGAGTTGATCTCTCGGCAAAATTGTTGGAAATTGCGCGGCGTTATGAGGACGCTCAACCTCTGGGTATTGATTACGTTCTTGATGATGCACAGTTACTGGCAACGCTTGCCGATGCGACATTTGATGGCGTGGTTTGCAATATGTCACTGATGGATATTGAAAACATCCGTGGCACTTTCCTGGCCGTAGCGCGTATTTTGCGCCCGCGTGGATGGTTTATTTTCTCTATCACTCATCCCTGCTTTCAGGGACCTGGCGCAAGCAGGGAAATCGGGCCAGATGGAACTGTTCGTTATACCATAAGCGATTATTTGACCGAGGGATACTGGCGTTCAGACAATCCGCATGGGGTACGGGGGAAAGTTGGAGCATACCATCGAACATTAAGTAGGTATCTAAACAACCTGATGGAAGCAGGTTTTATCCTGGAGAGGTTTATTGAGCCTAAAGCGGGTGGAGAAATGGCCAGGCGTGTCCCTGGAAACCAGAACGTGCCCGCTGTTTTGATTGTTAGATGCAGGAAAGGTTGA